In one window of Azoarcus olearius DNA:
- the ubiT gene encoding ubiquinone anaerobic biosynthesis accessory factor UbiT, whose protein sequence is MHVPALPALPLTEMLPHSLRQRVAQQFEQRLASLRIPAFTVPAPLARIAARLPQQIPTQALVTALNLALGRILPRDQLEALSGRGLRIRVTDAGLTLDFTLGDKGFRRAAGSSTPDLIISASTRDFLALALREEDADTLFFSRRLLMEGDTELGLLVKNTLDAVDWSALRPV, encoded by the coding sequence ATGCATGTTCCCGCCCTGCCCGCATTGCCATTGACCGAGATGCTGCCGCACAGCCTGCGCCAGCGCGTCGCGCAGCAGTTCGAACAACGCCTCGCCAGCCTGCGCATCCCGGCCTTCACTGTGCCCGCGCCACTCGCCCGCATCGCCGCCCGGCTGCCGCAGCAGATTCCGACTCAGGCGCTGGTCACCGCCCTCAACCTCGCGCTCGGCCGCATCCTGCCGCGCGATCAGCTCGAAGCGCTCAGCGGCCGCGGCCTGCGCATCCGCGTCACCGACGCCGGCCTGACACTGGACTTCACGCTGGGCGACAAGGGCTTCCGCCGCGCCGCTGGCAGCAGCACGCCCGACCTCATCATTTCGGCCAGCACCCGCGACTTCCTCGCGCTGGCCCTGCGCGAGGAAGACGCCGACACCCTGTTCTTCAGCCGCCGCCTGCTAATGGAAGGCGACACCGAACTCGGGCTGCTGGTGAAGAACACGCTGGATGCGGTGGACTGGAGCGCGCTGAGGCCGGTCTGA
- a CDS encoding U32 family peptidase — MKLSLGPLLYYWPRQSVLDFYAEIADSPVDIVHLGETVCSRRHELRLDDWIEVAAMLADAGKEAVLSSQSLIESESDLKTLRRVVGQQRFRVEANDMAAVRLLAEAGRRDWIAGPTLNVFNPHTLGLLVEAGASRWVVAPEMSGAALAEVRSTLPAPIETEVFAYGRLPLAHSARCFTARHYNLQKDGCEFRCLGIADGLVLRTREGEPFLTLNGVQTQSAKVHTLLGDLSALDGRAEVLRISPQGAHTRDIIERFRAALDGRQTPAEALAASSAHMPAAPCNGFWHGRPGVEQFVPA; from the coding sequence ATGAAGCTGTCCCTCGGCCCCCTGCTCTACTACTGGCCGCGCCAGAGCGTGCTCGACTTCTACGCGGAGATCGCCGACAGCCCGGTCGACATCGTCCATCTCGGCGAAACCGTGTGCTCGCGCCGCCACGAACTGCGCCTGGACGACTGGATCGAGGTCGCGGCGATGCTGGCCGATGCCGGCAAGGAGGCGGTGCTGTCCTCGCAGTCGCTGATCGAATCGGAATCCGACCTCAAGACCCTGCGCCGCGTCGTCGGCCAGCAGCGCTTCCGCGTCGAAGCCAACGACATGGCGGCGGTGCGCCTGCTCGCCGAAGCCGGCCGCCGCGACTGGATCGCCGGGCCCACGCTGAATGTCTTCAACCCGCACACGCTCGGCCTGCTGGTCGAGGCCGGCGCCAGCCGCTGGGTGGTGGCCCCGGAAATGTCGGGCGCCGCGCTCGCCGAAGTGCGCTCAACGTTGCCCGCACCGATCGAAACCGAAGTCTTCGCCTACGGCCGCCTGCCGCTGGCGCATTCGGCGCGCTGCTTCACCGCCCGCCACTACAACCTGCAGAAGGACGGCTGCGAATTCCGCTGTCTCGGCATCGCCGACGGCCTGGTGCTGCGCACCCGCGAAGGCGAACCCTTCCTGACGCTGAACGGGGTGCAGACGCAGTCCGCCAAGGTGCACACCCTGCTCGGTGACCTGTCGGCGCTCGACGGGCGCGCCGAAGTCCTGCGTATCAGCCCGCAGGGCGCCCACACCCGCGACATCATCGAACGCTTCCGCGCCGCGCTCGACGGTCGCCAGACGCCGGCCGAGGCGCTCGCCGCCAGCAGCGCCCACATGCCCGCCGCGCCCTGCAATGGCTTCTGGCACGGCCGCCCGGGTGTCGAGCAGTTCGTCCCCGCCTGA
- the ubiU gene encoding ubiquinone anaerobic biosynthesis protein UbiU, with protein MTSSQRIELVCPAGSLPALKTAIDHGADCVYLGFKDATNARNFTGLNFDPAQMREGIAYAHARRRKVLLALNTYPQTANWAGWTAAVDRAAEFGIDAVILADPGLMAYAAKTHPQLRLHLSVQGSATSYEAINFYHERFGIQRAVLPRVLSMAQVEQVVGRTPVEIEVFGFGGLCVMVEGRCALSAYATGESPNCNGACSPGKHVRWEQTPQGMETRLNGILIDRFGEHERAGYPTLCKGRFEVNDETYYAIEEPTSLNTLEMLPELARVGVAAIKIEGRQRSPAYVAQVTKVWRAALDRVAVDPAGFHALPAWMAELNKVSEGQSHTLGAYYRPWK; from the coding sequence ATGACCTCCTCCCAGCGCATCGAACTCGTCTGCCCCGCCGGCTCGCTGCCGGCGCTCAAGACGGCCATCGACCACGGCGCCGACTGCGTCTATCTCGGCTTCAAGGACGCCACCAACGCACGCAACTTCACCGGGCTCAACTTCGATCCGGCGCAGATGCGCGAAGGCATCGCCTACGCCCATGCGCGCCGGCGCAAGGTGCTGCTGGCGCTCAACACCTACCCCCAGACCGCCAACTGGGCGGGCTGGACCGCCGCGGTAGACCGCGCCGCCGAATTCGGTATCGACGCGGTGATCCTCGCCGACCCCGGCCTGATGGCCTACGCGGCCAAGACCCATCCGCAACTGCGGCTGCACCTCTCGGTACAGGGTTCGGCCACCAGCTACGAGGCGATCAACTTCTATCACGAGCGCTTCGGCATCCAGCGCGCGGTGCTGCCGCGGGTGCTGTCGATGGCGCAGGTCGAGCAGGTGGTCGGCCGCACGCCGGTGGAAATCGAGGTCTTCGGCTTCGGCGGCCTGTGCGTGATGGTGGAAGGCCGCTGCGCGCTCTCCGCCTATGCCACCGGCGAATCGCCCAACTGCAACGGCGCCTGCTCGCCGGGCAAGCACGTGCGCTGGGAACAGACGCCGCAGGGCATGGAGACGCGGCTCAACGGCATCCTGATCGACCGCTTCGGCGAACACGAGCGCGCCGGCTACCCGACGCTGTGCAAGGGCCGCTTCGAGGTGAACGACGAGACCTACTACGCAATCGAGGAGCCGACCAGCCTCAACACCCTGGAGATGCTGCCGGAACTCGCCCGCGTCGGCGTCGCCGCGATCAAGATCGAGGGCCGCCAACGCAGCCCGGCCTACGTCGCCCAGGTCACCAAGGTGTGGCGCGCCGCGCTCGACCGCGTCGCCGTCGACCCCGCCGGCTTCCATGCGCTGCCCGCGTGGATGGCCGAACTCAACAAGGTCTCCGAAGGCCAGAGCCACACCCTCGGCGCCTACTACCGCCCCTGGAAATGA
- a CDS encoding sodium:solute symporter family protein, with translation MLIGFVTAYLVLSIAIGLYAATRVKNSTDYVAAGRNLPLYIVTATVFATWFGSETVLGISATFIDEGLRGLWSDPFGASLCLILAGLFFARPLYRMNLLTLGDYYRTRYGRTVEVLCSLAIVVSYLGWVSAQISALGLVFNILSEGSISAETGMLVGAGIVLAYTLFGGMWSVALTDFMQMAIIIVGLAYIAWLVGDMAGGVGAVVAHTDEAGKLNFLPAFDAKDIIAFTAGILTMGFGSIPQQDVFQRFNAARNERIAVQGTLLGGSGYFLFAFIPLFIAYSATLIDPALVANYQESDSQQILPQLILEHTPLFAQVLFFGALLSAIMSTASGTLLAPSVTFSENILRSTFRGMNDRQFLVMTRVVVVLFALLVTWYAIHTDESIHGMVENAYKVTLATAFVPLAFGLYWKRASTQGALVSIVAGLAVWVLLEIVAPEADVPPHFAGMLAGVVGMVVGSLAPQTLVRQSHGHSAHLNIGAHPQSRN, from the coding sequence ATGCTGATCGGCTTCGTCACCGCCTACCTCGTCCTCTCCATCGCCATCGGCCTGTACGCCGCCACGCGGGTCAAGAACTCCACCGACTATGTCGCCGCCGGCCGCAACCTGCCGCTGTACATCGTCACCGCCACGGTGTTCGCCACCTGGTTCGGCTCCGAAACCGTGCTCGGCATCTCAGCCACCTTCATCGACGAAGGCTTGCGCGGGCTGTGGTCCGACCCCTTTGGCGCCTCGCTGTGCCTGATCCTGGCGGGCCTGTTCTTCGCCCGCCCGCTGTACCGCATGAACCTGCTGACGCTGGGCGACTACTACCGCACACGCTACGGCCGCACGGTGGAAGTGCTGTGCTCGCTGGCGATCGTGGTGTCCTACCTCGGCTGGGTGTCGGCGCAGATCAGTGCGCTCGGGCTGGTGTTCAACATCCTGTCCGAAGGATCGATCTCCGCCGAAACCGGCATGCTGGTCGGCGCGGGCATCGTGCTGGCCTACACCCTGTTCGGCGGCATGTGGTCGGTGGCACTGACCGACTTCATGCAGATGGCGATCATCATCGTCGGCCTCGCCTACATCGCTTGGCTGGTGGGCGACATGGCGGGTGGTGTGGGCGCGGTGGTCGCCCACACCGACGAGGCCGGCAAGCTCAACTTCCTGCCCGCCTTCGACGCCAAGGACATCATCGCCTTCACTGCCGGCATCCTGACCATGGGCTTCGGCTCCATCCCGCAGCAGGACGTGTTCCAGCGCTTCAACGCCGCGCGTAACGAGCGCATCGCGGTGCAGGGCACGCTGCTCGGCGGCAGCGGGTATTTCCTGTTCGCCTTCATCCCGCTGTTCATCGCCTACTCCGCCACGCTGATCGACCCCGCGCTGGTAGCCAACTACCAGGAAAGCGACAGCCAACAGATCCTGCCCCAGCTGATCCTGGAGCACACGCCCCTGTTCGCGCAGGTGCTGTTCTTCGGCGCGCTGCTGTCCGCGATCATGAGTACCGCGTCGGGCACGCTGCTGGCGCCCTCGGTGACCTTCTCCGAGAACATTCTGCGCAGCACCTTCCGCGGCATGAACGACCGCCAGTTCCTGGTGATGACTCGCGTCGTCGTCGTGCTGTTCGCGCTGCTGGTCACCTGGTACGCGATCCACACGGACGAGAGCATCCACGGGATGGTGGAGAACGCCTACAAGGTCACGCTGGCCACCGCCTTCGTGCCGCTCGCCTTCGGCCTGTACTGGAAGCGCGCGAGCACCCAGGGCGCGCTGGTATCGATCGTGGCGGGCCTGGCGGTGTGGGTGCTGCTGGAGATCGTCGCCCCCGAGGCCGACGTGCCGCCGCACTTTGCCGGCATGCTGGCCGGCGTGGTCGGCATGGTGGTGGGCTCGCTCGCGCCGCAGACCCTGGTGCGCCAAAGCCACGGCCACAGCGCGCACCTCAACATCGGGGCGCACCCGCAGTCGCGCAACTGA
- the rocD gene encoding ornithine--oxo-acid transaminase → MNVPTPLPSGPHDRVHIVGAAFALGAPHGGSADGPEALRHAMLPERLRTTGITGTWLEPLRPLRTPPPDAPMEERLAAVGEYCARLAEQIAGLPEDGFPLVLGGDHAVAIGTWRGVARRQGGAPGLIWIDAHLDSHTDQSTWSGNIHGMPLAALLGEGAPALTAIPGPRLDPARVCIIGARDWEPAERERLDRLGVRVFDIAEVRERGLPTVFCEALTLARSGHGRDGGFGVTLDLDALDPLAVPAVTCPTPDGIDPQQLVDVFHTLRSCGDFVGLEIVEYRPDLDPDGHSAALTARLVAAALGPATYWLREKERRFGATNYAPMPVVFHRGEGVWLWDVEGTRYLDMMSAYSAVSFGHANPRLLRALQDQAQLLTLTSRSFSNDRLPLLLERLCSLLGFERALPVNTGLEAVETALKAARKWAYIVKGVPPDRAEIIACEGNFHGRSITIVGLSSKEQYRDGFGPFPPGLRRVPFGDPTALEAAITPHTAAFLVEPIQGEGGIIVPPPGYLAHCAEICRRHNVLLIADEVQTGLGRTGRLLACDHDGVRPDGLILGKALGGGLLPVSAFLADREVMDVFRPGDHGSTFGGNPLGAAVALEVLDLLAETRPWEAAERLGRRLRAELEAAELPCVREVRGRGLLIGVALDPVKAPAQLVAELLLARGIATRDTNGNVIRLAPPLTIDEGTLDRAAAIIIDTLNPLGR, encoded by the coding sequence ATGAACGTTCCCACCCCGCTGCCCTCCGGGCCGCATGATCGCGTCCACATCGTCGGCGCCGCGTTCGCGCTCGGCGCGCCGCATGGCGGCAGCGCCGACGGACCGGAAGCGCTGCGCCACGCGATGCTGCCCGAACGGCTGCGGACCACCGGCATCACCGGCACCTGGCTGGAACCCCTGCGCCCGCTGCGCACCCCGCCACCCGACGCGCCGATGGAAGAACGCCTCGCCGCGGTGGGCGAGTACTGCGCCCGGCTGGCCGAGCAGATCGCCGGGCTGCCGGAGGACGGCTTTCCGCTCGTGCTCGGTGGCGACCACGCGGTGGCGATCGGCACCTGGCGCGGCGTTGCCCGCCGCCAGGGCGGCGCGCCGGGGCTGATCTGGATTGATGCCCATCTGGACAGCCACACCGACCAATCCACCTGGTCCGGCAACATTCACGGCATGCCGCTGGCCGCGCTACTGGGCGAAGGCGCCCCCGCGCTGACCGCGATCCCCGGCCCGCGACTCGACCCCGCGCGCGTCTGCATCATCGGCGCGCGCGACTGGGAGCCGGCCGAGCGCGAACGGCTGGACCGGCTCGGCGTGCGCGTGTTCGACATCGCCGAGGTGCGCGAGCGCGGGCTGCCCACGGTGTTCTGCGAGGCGCTGACGCTCGCGCGCAGCGGCCACGGCCGCGACGGCGGCTTCGGCGTCACGCTCGACCTCGACGCACTCGACCCGCTCGCGGTGCCGGCGGTGACCTGCCCCACGCCGGACGGCATCGACCCGCAGCAACTGGTCGATGTCTTCCATACGCTGCGCAGCTGCGGCGACTTCGTCGGGCTGGAGATCGTCGAATACCGCCCCGACCTCGACCCCGACGGCCACTCCGCCGCGCTCACCGCGCGCCTCGTCGCCGCCGCGCTCGGCCCGGCGACCTACTGGCTGCGCGAGAAGGAGCGCCGCTTCGGCGCCACCAACTACGCGCCGATGCCGGTGGTGTTCCACCGCGGCGAAGGCGTATGGCTGTGGGACGTCGAGGGCACGCGCTACCTCGACATGATGAGCGCCTATTCGGCGGTCAGCTTCGGCCACGCCAACCCGCGCCTGCTGCGCGCGCTGCAGGACCAGGCGCAGTTGCTGACGCTGACTTCGCGCTCGTTCTCCAACGACCGCCTGCCGCTGCTGCTGGAAAGGCTGTGCTCGCTGCTCGGCTTCGAGCGCGCGCTGCCGGTCAATACCGGGCTGGAGGCGGTGGAAACCGCGCTGAAGGCGGCGCGCAAATGGGCTTACATCGTCAAGGGCGTGCCGCCCGACCGGGCCGAGATCATCGCCTGCGAGGGCAATTTCCACGGCCGCTCGATCACCATCGTCGGGCTTTCTTCGAAGGAGCAGTACCGCGACGGCTTCGGCCCCTTCCCGCCCGGGCTGCGGCGGGTGCCGTTCGGCGACCCGACCGCACTCGAAGCGGCGATCACCCCCCACACCGCGGCCTTCCTGGTCGAACCCATCCAGGGCGAAGGCGGCATCATCGTGCCGCCGCCGGGGTATCTGGCCCACTGCGCCGAAATCTGCCGCCGCCACAACGTGCTGCTGATCGCCGACGAGGTGCAGACCGGCCTTGGCCGCACCGGCCGCCTGCTCGCCTGCGACCACGACGGCGTGCGGCCCGACGGGCTGATCCTGGGCAAGGCGCTGGGCGGTGGGCTATTGCCGGTGTCGGCCTTCCTGGCCGACCGCGAGGTGATGGACGTGTTCCGCCCCGGCGACCACGGCTCCACCTTCGGCGGCAACCCGCTGGGCGCCGCGGTGGCGCTGGAAGTGCTCGACCTGCTCGCCGAAACCCGGCCGTGGGAAGCCGCCGAGCGCCTCGGCCGGCGCCTGCGCGCGGAGCTGGAAGCCGCCGAGCTGCCCTGCGTGCGCGAAGTGCGCGGGCGCGGGCTGCTGATCGGGGTGGCGCTGGACCCGGTGAAGGCGCCCGCGCAGCTGGTTGCCGAGTTGCTGCTGGCGCGCGGCATCGCCACCCGCGACACCAATGGCAACGTGATCCGGCTGGCGCCGCCGCTGACCATCGACGAAGGCACGCTGGACCGCGCCGCCGCGATCATCATCGACACCCTCAACCCGCTAGGCCGCTGA
- the ubiB gene encoding ubiquinone biosynthesis regulatory protein kinase UbiB — protein sequence MRLLRLAKIITVSLRFGLDRMILDADASGRLGRIWHRVFFWRRFSEPRAVRLRKALESLGPIFVKFGQMLSTRRDLLPPDLADELALLQDRVPPFPTEQALAVLEGFYGRPVDAVFRDFERTPVASASVAQVHFARLPDGTEVAVKILRPGIERVIAHDLALMEVGAMLLDKAWPEGRRLKPREVVAEFSKYLRDELDLMREAANCSQLRRNFKDSPLLLVPEVYWDWCGRSVMVMERMHGVPISQTAAVTAQGTDLKALSRAGVEIFFTQVFRDGFFHADMHPGNIFVHADGRYIALDFGIMGTLNEVDKNYLAQNFLAFFKRDYKRVAMAHIEAGWVPAKTRVDEFEAAIRTVCEPIFDKPLKDISFGKTLLRLFQTARRFEMEVQPQLVLLQKTLLNIEGLGRQLDPELDLWKTAKPFLERWMNEQMGWRALVRGIKEEAPAWAGTLPQLPRLVHHNLVESSHHHVVQQAALASLAVTQRRQGRLLALLVIAAAALVALELHRLLG from the coding sequence GTGCGCCTCCTCCGCCTCGCCAAGATCATCACCGTCAGCCTGCGTTTCGGCCTCGATCGCATGATCCTCGACGCCGACGCCAGCGGCCGCCTCGGTCGCATCTGGCACCGGGTGTTCTTCTGGCGGCGTTTCTCGGAGCCGCGCGCGGTGCGCTTGCGCAAGGCACTCGAATCGCTCGGGCCGATCTTCGTCAAGTTCGGCCAGATGCTGTCCACCCGGCGCGACCTGCTGCCGCCTGACCTCGCCGACGAACTCGCGCTGCTCCAGGACCGCGTGCCGCCCTTCCCCACCGAGCAGGCGCTGGCAGTGCTGGAAGGCTTCTACGGCCGGCCGGTGGACGCGGTGTTCCGCGACTTCGAGCGCACGCCGGTGGCCTCGGCCTCCGTCGCACAGGTGCATTTCGCCCGCCTGCCCGACGGCACCGAGGTGGCGGTCAAGATCCTGCGGCCCGGCATCGAACGCGTGATCGCGCACGACCTCGCGCTGATGGAAGTCGGCGCGATGCTGCTGGACAAGGCCTGGCCGGAAGGCCGGCGGCTGAAACCGCGCGAGGTAGTCGCCGAGTTCAGCAAATACCTGCGCGACGAACTCGACCTGATGCGCGAGGCCGCCAACTGCTCGCAGCTGCGGCGCAACTTCAAGGATTCGCCGCTGCTGCTGGTGCCCGAGGTGTATTGGGACTGGTGCGGGCGCAGCGTGATGGTGATGGAGCGCATGCACGGCGTACCGATCTCGCAGACCGCCGCGGTCACCGCCCAGGGCACCGACCTCAAGGCCCTGTCGCGCGCCGGTGTCGAGATCTTCTTCACCCAGGTGTTCCGCGACGGCTTCTTCCACGCCGACATGCACCCGGGCAACATCTTCGTGCATGCCGACGGCCGCTACATCGCGCTCGACTTCGGCATCATGGGCACGCTCAACGAGGTGGACAAGAACTACCTCGCGCAGAACTTCCTCGCCTTCTTCAAGCGCGACTACAAGCGCGTGGCGATGGCCCACATCGAAGCGGGCTGGGTGCCGGCCAAGACCCGCGTCGATGAATTCGAGGCCGCGATCCGCACCGTGTGCGAGCCGATCTTCGACAAACCGCTGAAGGACATCTCCTTCGGCAAGACCCTGCTGCGCCTGTTCCAGACCGCGCGCCGCTTCGAAATGGAAGTGCAGCCGCAGCTGGTGCTGCTGCAGAAGACCCTGCTCAACATCGAAGGCCTCGGCCGCCAGCTCGACCCCGAGCTGGACCTGTGGAAGACCGCCAAGCCCTTCCTCGAGCGCTGGATGAACGAGCAGATGGGCTGGCGCGCCCTCGTGCGCGGCATCAAGGAAGAAGCGCCCGCCTGGGCCGGCACGCTGCCGCAGCTGCCGCGCCTGGTGCATCACAACCTGGTCGAATCCAGCCATCACCACGTCGTTCAGCAGGCTGCTCTCGCCAGCCTGGCGGTCACCCAACGCCGCCAGGGCCGACTGCTCGCGCTGCTGGTGATTGCCGCCGCGGCGCTGGTCGCGCTCGAACTCCACCGCCTGCTCGGCTGA
- a CDS encoding TonB-dependent receptor domain-containing protein: protein MLPRLSPLSLALLCALGTAHAAAQSAAPNDPTAAPPVQLEAVTVSASGLDVDSGAMSTPATVLGGDELVRRRAATLGETLATEPGIHATEFGAGASRPVIRGMDGARVRLLSDGAEIMDASTISPDHAVAAEPLLSERIEVLRGPSALAYGGGAVGGVVNVLDRRIPTAIPERGVEGSVELRGNTAAREAAGAFEVTAGAGNIAIHAEGLKRDARDYRVGDGWAGGRRVDGSYNETETGSLGLSWIGERGYLGVAWTRQRNEYGLPGHAHDLEDCHTHGNSLHCGGHDGDDEDDHDHADEGGGVPYVKLDSERWDLRGEYLDPFAGISRLRLRASHTRYRHDEIEDGAVSTRFRNNASEGRVELQHAPLGGWRGVFGLQTTRRDFSAIGEEAYVPPTLTRRHGAFLIEEYITGDWRFEAGLRHEWQQVEVDADARDRSHRGNSLSLGAVWNFAPDYALGLSLARAQRLPTAEELYADGLHMATRTIERGNADLKAETSHNIDLSLKKLAGATTFNLSVFHNRVNDFIYAHTLDALEGVQLIEYAQRDAIFTGVEGQVRQQLDRVFGLTLFGDYVRARLAGGDGDRDLPRIPAHRVGLRLDARQGAWQGELEVYRVGRQRQVAEFESSTPGYNMVNLGASYAGRIASVPYLFYVKAANLTDELAYSHTSFIKDAAPLMGRNLTMGVKVTF, encoded by the coding sequence ATGCTGCCCCGCCTTTCCCCGCTCTCGCTCGCCCTCCTTTGCGCGCTCGGCACCGCCCACGCTGCCGCCCAATCGGCAGCCCCCAACGACCCCACCGCCGCGCCGCCGGTCCAGCTCGAAGCCGTCACCGTTTCGGCCAGCGGGCTCGACGTCGACAGCGGCGCGATGAGCACGCCGGCCACCGTGCTCGGCGGCGACGAACTCGTACGCCGGCGCGCGGCGACGCTGGGTGAAACCCTCGCCACCGAGCCCGGCATCCACGCCACCGAATTCGGCGCCGGCGCCAGCCGCCCGGTGATCCGCGGCATGGACGGGGCGCGCGTGCGGCTGCTGAGCGACGGCGCGGAGATCATGGACGCCTCCACCATCAGCCCGGACCACGCGGTGGCGGCCGAGCCGCTGCTCAGCGAGCGCATCGAGGTGCTGCGCGGCCCGTCCGCGCTCGCCTACGGCGGTGGGGCGGTGGGCGGCGTGGTGAATGTGCTCGATCGCCGTATCCCCACCGCGATTCCGGAGCGCGGCGTGGAGGGCAGCGTGGAACTGCGCGGCAACACCGCCGCGCGCGAAGCCGCCGGCGCGTTCGAAGTGACCGCCGGCGCCGGCAACATCGCGATCCACGCGGAAGGCCTCAAGCGCGACGCGCGCGACTACCGCGTCGGCGACGGTTGGGCGGGCGGACGCCGGGTGGACGGCAGCTACAACGAAACCGAAACCGGCAGCCTTGGCCTGTCATGGATCGGCGAGCGCGGCTACCTCGGCGTCGCCTGGACCCGTCAGCGCAACGAATACGGCCTGCCCGGCCACGCCCACGACCTGGAGGACTGCCACACCCACGGCAACAGCCTGCACTGCGGCGGCCACGACGGCGACGACGAGGACGACCACGACCACGCCGACGAAGGCGGCGGCGTGCCCTACGTGAAGCTCGACAGCGAACGCTGGGATCTGCGCGGGGAATACCTCGACCCCTTCGCCGGCATCAGCCGGCTGCGCCTGCGCGCCAGCCACACCCGCTACCGCCACGACGAGATCGAAGACGGCGCGGTCTCCACCCGCTTCCGCAACAACGCCAGCGAAGGCCGGGTGGAACTGCAGCACGCGCCGCTGGGCGGCTGGCGCGGGGTGTTCGGGCTGCAGACCACGCGGCGCGACTTCTCCGCCATCGGCGAGGAGGCCTATGTGCCGCCCACGCTCACCCGCCGCCACGGCGCCTTCCTGATCGAGGAGTACATCACCGGCGACTGGCGTTTCGAAGCCGGCCTGCGCCACGAATGGCAGCAGGTGGAGGTCGATGCCGACGCGCGCGACCGCAGCCATCGCGGCAACTCGCTGTCGCTCGGCGCGGTGTGGAACTTCGCCCCCGATTACGCGCTGGGCCTGTCGCTGGCGCGCGCGCAACGGCTGCCCACCGCCGAGGAGTTGTACGCCGATGGCCTGCACATGGCGACGCGCACGATCGAACGCGGCAACGCCGACCTGAAGGCCGAGACTTCGCACAATATCGACCTCAGCCTGAAGAAGCTGGCCGGCGCCACCACCTTCAACCTCAGCGTGTTCCACAACCGGGTGAACGACTTCATCTACGCCCACACGCTGGATGCGCTGGAGGGCGTGCAACTGATCGAATACGCCCAGCGCGACGCCATCTTCACCGGCGTGGAAGGCCAGGTCCGCCAGCAGCTCGACCGCGTGTTCGGGCTCACGCTGTTCGGCGACTACGTGCGCGCACGCCTCGCCGGCGGCGACGGCGACCGCGACCTGCCGCGCATCCCGGCGCACCGCGTCGGCCTGCGGCTGGACGCGCGCCAGGGCGCGTGGCAGGGCGAACTGGAGGTCTATCGCGTCGGCCGCCAGCGCCAGGTCGCCGAGTTCGAGAGCAGCACGCCGGGCTACAACATGGTCAACCTCGGCGCCAGCTACGCCGGCCGCATCGCCAGCGTGCCCTACCTGTTCTACGTGAAGGCGGCCAACCTCACCGACGAACTCGCCTACAGCCACACCTCCTTCATCAAGGACGCCGCCCCGCTGATGGGCCGCAACCTGACCATGGGGGTGAAAGTGACGTTCTGA